The window GTGGCTGAAGGCGATGCCACGGAGGAGGAACATCTCGGCCAAATCTCGCAGGGTCGGCCGGTAGAGCAGCCGCCACAGCACTGCGAGCGCGGCGACGTCGGCGGCATACCGCGCCCGGTTCAGCAGGCCGGCGCTGCGCTCGTTGAACTGCTCTGATGTCCGCTTTCAAGGGCCTTGGGCGCAGTTTTCCATCCCCCGCCCAGCGTGGGTGATAGTCGATGTAGTCGTGCAAGGCAGGGGACGGGACCGCTGGACGCAGGTTGACCTTCTCTGATGCGCGGGTTGGATACCGCCGTTCCGTCATCCGTCCGGGGCTGGTCCCTGTCTTGCGACGGGCATCGGCACGAGGCCGGCCTCCAAGCAGTTCGTCGGGAGTTCCCCACCGTGGCCCCGCCCCCAGCCTTGCACAAAAGCAGCTGTCCCGGTTGGCGCTCCCTCCTTTGCCCAGCCCGTTCAGTGCATCAGCGCGCCGGTGCTACGCCTCCGACGCTCCCTGCGCGCCGGGATCGATGTGGCGCGCAATGGCCCAGAGGAATGCGGCGATCTCGCGTGCGATCGCGGCGACTACGACGGTGACGCGCTTGCCCCGTGCGGCGAGGCGCCGATACCGGGCGCACAGGCGTACCTGCGCCTTCCAAGCGATGTCGCGGATCCGCTCCGGAAGGTGGCGCTGCCGGGATTGGTGCTTGTCGCCGATGCCGGCGGAGTGGCGGTAGGTCCACGCGGCCTCGATCAGGGCCCTGCGCGCGCGGATGTTGCCCGTCTTGGTGAGCGCGCCTTGGTGCTTCGTTTCCCCCGTCGAGCGCTCGGACGGCACCAGTCCGAGAAAGGCCATCAGCTGCCGCGGATGGTCGAAGCGGCGTATGTCCCCCGCTTCGGCGACGAGCGTCGTCGCGGTGAGGAAGCCCACCCCGCGCATGGCCTGGAACGCCGCGACCACGGGCGCCATCGTCCATGCCGGCACCACCTCGAGCAGGGCGGCTTCCAGCCTCCCGATCCGCTCCACCGCGGCCCGCACGGCATTGAGCAGTTCCTGGAATGCCAGCCGTTGGGCCGGATGGGCGAAGGCTTGCCGGTCCAGCCAGCGCAGGTGCAGGCCTTTCCAAGTCGGGCTGCCCTCGTAACTGCGCCCGTGCCGCAGCAGGAAGGAAGAGACGTGCTGGCGCTTGCGGCGGTAGTCCTCGATCGCCATCGCCCGGGTGCGCACCAGGTCCCGTACCGCCTCGTGCGTCTCGTCCGGCACCCAGAC of the Longimicrobium sp. genome contains:
- a CDS encoding IS110 family transposase codes for the protein MKRQGEAFVGIDTAKARNAVAVAEGERNGEVRYLGEFDNTPDAVAKLVRRLAERYGVVHYCYEAGPTGYGLYRQIRALGQDCGVVAPSLIPRRPGDRVKTNRRDATSLARLLRAGELTTVWVPDETHEAVRDLVRTRAMAIEDYRRKRQHVSSFLLRHGRSYEGSPTWKGLHLRWLDRQAFAHPAQRLAFQELLNAVRAAVERIGRLEAALLEVVPAWTMAPVVAAFQAMRGVGFLTATTLVAEAGDIRRFDHPRQLMAFLGLVPSERSTGETKHQGALTKTGNIRARRALIEAAWTYRHSAGIGDKHQSRQRHLPERIRDIAWKAQVRLCARYRRLAARGKRVTVVVAAIAREIAAFLWAIARHIDPGAQGASEA